The genomic region TTGATGAACGGCTACGACCTGGCGCGTACACTCAGGGAGCATGACCCTCAGTTGCCGATCATAGGGGTCACCGCGAACGCCATGCGCGAGGAAGGCATTCGTTGCCTGGCGGTAGGGATGAACGCCTGGCTCGTCAAGCCCTTGACGGTCATTTTCAAGATAAATTAAAATTTTTCACGATTATTGAAATATAAAACCGGCGGCACACAGCCATCCATAGCTCTGGCGATATGCGTATACCGTTTCGCTAGGGGTGGCTCGCTACATTGCTGCATTCGCTCAGATGTCAGAATTGCCCAATTAAGGAAACTAGCGTCAATGCTCTTTTACTTTTTTGATACGAAGTAAGATTAACGCAAGAATTGCGATCGCGATGGGCGTCATGGCAAGCATAGCTTCCCGTGGTTCAACCTTAGCGCCGAGCATGTGCAACCCCGAGTAGACAAGCTTGAGCAGGTTCAGCAGATAGTAGGTAATGGCGATAATCGACAGGCCTTCCACGGCACGCTGAATCTTTATCTGAGCATCGGCACGAGCATTCAGGCTTTTGAGAATTTCCGAGTTCTGCTCCTCCATTTCCACCTGGATCCTGGCTTGCAAAAGATCGCCGAGATTGGCCACGCTTTTTGCCAGGTGCTCCAACCGCTGTTCCGTAGCGGTGCAGTATCGGAGGGTAGGTTTGAAACGTCGCTCAATGAATACTCCAAGGCGCTGGCAATCTCCCACGTGACTTTCCCGTAACTCGCCCATGCGCTCGAATACCAGTTGAGCATATGCGTGCGTAGCGCTAAAACGATGACGGCTTTTCGCAGTACTGCTGACCACTTGAGCTGAAAGACTGGAGATATCCGCTAGCAGAGCTTTTGCGTTATCACTGTCAGCGTCGGCATTACGTTCGGAGAGAGTGACTAAGGTCTTGTCAAAAACATCGAGTTGCGAGCTCAAAGTCTTCGCCATGGTCAAGGACAAAGAGGCCATCATCCGGTAGGTTTCGATCTCCAACAGACGACGGATCATCCGCCCTTGGCGATAAGCGTTGAGACGCTCGCCAGCTGTGATCAACTTCGACATTACAAAATTGATGCCGCCGAAACCAAAGCATATCCACGGGTCGCAACGACTACTCCATAATGGGCGTGTCGGTGTCATTTCCTCGCGCTTCTATGGTGGCCAGGTGGACTGCGCAAGAATCAAAAATCCATAATAATCACTCATTTTATCGGAGACGATCATGTCTAAACTTGCAGAGTTTCGCCAACTGGAACAGCAGCTTGCAGCTCAGCTTGCGGAGCTGGAATCATTAAAAAACGATTCGGGGCTAAAGCGAGAGATTGAATTTGAAACCAAGCTCCGTGGTCTCTTGGCGGAATATAGTTTCAGTTTGAAAAACATCATTAGCATTCTCGATCCGCAGACCTCTCATGGCCGCACCGCATCGGGAACAGCAGAAAAATCGACTCGCAAGCCACGGCAGGTCAAGGTCTACAAAAACCCGCATTCAGGAGAAATTGTCGAAACCAAAGGAGGCAATCATCGCACCCTTAAAGGCTGGAAAGCCGAGTATGGTTCTGCCGAAGTCGAAAGCTGGCTGGCCCAGTAAAAAACGCTGGCATAGGCTTCTGAACGAAGCCTTTTTATCAAATGCCAAGTCGACCTGTACCAGGCCATGTTGTTAGCGCCACAAACGTGCATCACGCAAGGAAATCACTATGTCCGAAGATCACAAGTCTTCCTTTCCTGAGGCACGTCCACCCATCTGTACGCAGGCAGTACGCGCTAACCGCTAACTGAATCACCCATTCTTAGTTGCGAAA from Pseudomonas yamanorum harbors:
- a CDS encoding histone-like nucleoid-structuring protein, MvaT/MvaU family — its product is MSKLAEFRQLEQQLAAQLAELESLKNDSGLKREIEFETKLRGLLAEYSFSLKNIISILDPQTSHGRTASGTAEKSTRKPRQVKVYKNPHSGEIVETKGGNHRTLKGWKAEYGSAEVESWLAQ